A single Chloroflexota bacterium DNA region contains:
- a CDS encoding glycoside hydrolase family 127 protein encodes MTALSRRISGPIDVGSSPKAVLHTLPGNAVTFTGGIWAKRQEANRRSALPHGFRKLEEAGNFENLRLAAKDASSGYRGPVFMDSDVYKWIEAASFELSREPSAEIAALIDRAIDIIEPAQKADGYLNSFYTVAEPGKRWIDFGHGHELYCAGHLFQAAVAHHRATGSDRLLNVARRFADHIDATFGPGKRVATPGHPEIETALVELYRETGERRYLALAGFLLDQRGYRWLGPSFRFNSHAYYQDRVPVREASEVEGHAVRALYLTAGVADVYLETGEQALFDALERQFTDMVTRKLYLTGGVGARHHAESFGKPYELPNDLAYCETCAAIASIQWCWRMLLITGEGRFADLAERTIYNAVLSGVSLDGSLYFYVNPLADNGEEEHIHRGGPSRKPWHQVACCPPNVMRLFASLGHYLATRDGSGLQIHQYGQTEIAGDLADGGTAALRMETNYPWDGTVRLSVTAATGSTWTLSLRIPSWAAGATAMVNGQSVSVTPDAKGYARIERAWAAGDVVELSLPMSPRLVEAHPWVEATRGCAAVERGPLVYCVEQCDQSAPIYDLQIDTAAPLEAVWQADLLEGVQVVNGSGYVIDRSAWEGLLYRPLQQDGAAARTPVSLTMIPHYAWANRGVNAMKVWLPRA; translated from the coding sequence ATGACTGCGCTCTCTCGGCGCATTTCTGGCCCGATTGACGTCGGCTCCAGCCCGAAGGCTGTCCTGCACACGCTGCCCGGCAACGCCGTGACGTTCACAGGCGGCATCTGGGCGAAGCGGCAGGAGGCGAACCGGCGGTCGGCACTGCCGCACGGCTTCCGCAAGCTCGAAGAGGCCGGGAACTTCGAGAACCTGCGCCTCGCCGCGAAGGACGCCAGCAGCGGCTACCGTGGTCCGGTCTTCATGGATTCGGACGTCTACAAGTGGATCGAGGCGGCCTCGTTCGAGCTGTCCCGCGAGCCGAGCGCGGAGATCGCCGCGCTGATCGATCGGGCCATCGACATCATCGAGCCGGCCCAGAAGGCGGACGGCTACCTGAACTCGTTTTACACGGTGGCCGAGCCGGGCAAGCGGTGGATCGACTTCGGGCACGGCCACGAGCTCTACTGTGCCGGGCACCTGTTCCAGGCGGCGGTGGCGCACCACCGGGCGACGGGCAGCGACCGGCTGCTCAACGTGGCGCGGCGCTTCGCGGACCACATCGACGCGACCTTCGGCCCCGGCAAGCGCGTGGCGACGCCCGGCCATCCGGAGATCGAGACGGCGCTGGTGGAGCTGTACCGTGAGACCGGCGAGCGGCGGTATCTCGCGCTGGCCGGGTTCTTGCTGGATCAGCGCGGCTACAGGTGGCTCGGCCCGAGCTTCCGCTTCAACAGCCACGCCTACTACCAGGATCGCGTGCCCGTGCGCGAGGCGTCCGAGGTCGAGGGGCACGCGGTGCGGGCGCTCTACCTGACGGCTGGCGTGGCCGACGTCTACCTGGAGACCGGCGAGCAGGCGCTGTTCGACGCGCTGGAGCGCCAGTTCACGGACATGGTGACCCGCAAGCTGTACCTGACGGGCGGCGTCGGGGCGCGGCACCATGCGGAGTCGTTCGGGAAGCCGTACGAGCTGCCGAACGATCTGGCCTACTGCGAGACCTGCGCGGCTATCGCCAGCATCCAGTGGTGCTGGCGGATGCTGCTGATCACCGGTGAGGGCCGCTTCGCCGATCTGGCCGAGCGGACGATCTACAACGCGGTCCTCTCGGGGGTCTCGCTGGACGGCTCGCTCTACTTCTACGTCAACCCGCTGGCGGACAACGGCGAGGAGGAGCACATCCACCGGGGCGGCCCGAGCCGCAAGCCGTGGCATCAGGTAGCCTGCTGCCCGCCGAACGTCATGCGGCTGTTTGCCTCGCTCGGGCACTACCTGGCGACACGGGACGGCAGCGGTCTGCAGATTCACCAGTACGGCCAGACGGAGATCGCGGGCGACCTGGCGGATGGCGGCACGGCGGCCTTGCGGATGGAGACCAACTATCCGTGGGATGGCACGGTCCGGCTGTCGGTGACGGCGGCCACGGGCAGCACCTGGACGCTGAGCCTGCGGATTCCGTCGTGGGCGGCGGGCGCGACGGCCATGGTGAACGGGCAGTCCGTCAGCGTGACGCCCGACGCGAAGGGGTACGCGCGCATCGAGCGGGCCTGGGCGGCTGGCGACGTGGTGGAGCTGTCGCTGCCGATGTCGCCGCGTCTGGTGGAGGCGCACCCGTGGGTCGAGGCGACGCGCGGCTGCGCGGCCGTCGAGCGTGGGCCGCTGGTCTACTGCGTGGAGCAGTGCGACCAGTCCGCCCCGATCTACGATCTCCAGATCGACACAGCAGCCCCCCTGGAGGCAGTCTGGCAGGCGGACCTGCTGGAGGGCGTCCAGGTGGTGAACGGCTCGGGGTACGTCATCGACCGCTCGGCCTGGGAGGGCCTGCTGTACCGGCCGCTCCAGCAGGACGGCGCGGCGGCCCGCACGCCGGTCTCGCTGACGATGATCCCACACTACGCCTGGGCGAATCGTGGGGTCAACGCGATGAAGGTCTGGCTGCCGCGCGCCTGA
- a CDS encoding carbohydrate ABC transporter permease codes for MATVDIAALPRPATNRRLGRRVWQTVAVAFMLFWALGPIAWMFLTSIKPENIVASMPPVWVFPPTFQHYIALFGSADFQRYLMNTLIVATVTSLMATVFGFLSAYSFTRFKYRGSLFLPLFYLVVRMVPRISLVLPFYVILTQIQMLNTKTALILSYTTFALPFGIWMMIGFLKELPIDLEEAAAVDGCNRWQILTKVVIPLSAPGIATTAIFAFLLGWNEFLFSLILAGPESRTLPVMVAGFETDRGIRWGELSSAAMSIMLPVVLVALFLQRHIVKGLTMGAVKG; via the coding sequence ATGGCAACTGTCGATATCGCTGCGCTGCCCCGTCCCGCCACGAACCGCCGGCTGGGCCGGCGGGTCTGGCAGACCGTGGCGGTGGCGTTCATGCTGTTCTGGGCGCTCGGCCCGATCGCCTGGATGTTCCTGACGAGCATCAAGCCGGAGAACATCGTGGCGTCGATGCCGCCGGTCTGGGTGTTCCCGCCGACGTTCCAGCACTACATCGCGCTGTTCGGGTCGGCGGACTTCCAGCGGTACTTGATGAACACGCTGATCGTGGCGACGGTCACGAGCCTGATGGCCACGGTCTTCGGGTTCCTCTCGGCGTACTCGTTCACGCGGTTCAAGTACCGAGGCTCGCTGTTCCTGCCGCTGTTCTATCTGGTGGTTCGGATGGTCCCGCGGATCAGCCTGGTGCTGCCGTTCTACGTGATCCTGACCCAGATCCAAATGCTCAACACCAAGACGGCGCTGATCCTGTCGTACACGACGTTCGCGCTGCCGTTCGGGATCTGGATGATGATCGGGTTCCTCAAGGAGCTGCCGATTGACCTGGAGGAAGCGGCGGCAGTTGACGGCTGCAACCGCTGGCAGATCCTGACCAAGGTGGTGATCCCGCTCTCGGCCCCGGGCATCGCCACGACGGCGATCTTCGCCTTCCTGCTGGGCTGGAACGAGTTCCTGTTCTCGCTGATCCTGGCTGGCCCGGAGAGCAGGACGCTGCCGGTGATGGTGGCCGGCTTCGAGACGGACCGTGGCATCCGGTGGGGTGAGCTGAGCTCGGCGGCGATGTCGATCATGCTGCCGGTGGTGCTGGTCGCGCTGTTCTTGCAGCGGCACATCGTGAAGGGGCTGACGATGGGGGCGGTGAAGGGGTAG
- a CDS encoding sugar ABC transporter permease, giving the protein MSITDIAGSDAPRSLSRDRPTLLTRLNKALPFEILCILPALIATLLVIVVPLLYSLGISFYRYILTDPANIRFIGFANYVQAFGDSSFVSALRTTAVFTIGTVAAQFVLGMVFALVVHNLSFGQGLVRTAMLVPIFMTPAVAAFMWRFMLHPDLGIVNYFVSMVGLGKPVWLGNPSLALFAVMAVDIWRNTPFMFLIFLAGMQSLPSELYEAAAVDGASPAQRFLRITLPLLTPLIMVALIIRGMDAVREFDILFIMTGGGPGNATETIALATHRYSFRVYNMGLGSAVSYIIFVVVFVASIFFVRRMQRSQAD; this is encoded by the coding sequence ATGAGCATCACCGACATTGCAGGCAGCGATGCCCCGCGCTCCCTTTCCCGCGACCGACCGACCCTGCTGACGCGTCTCAACAAGGCGCTCCCGTTCGAGATCCTGTGCATCCTGCCGGCGCTCATCGCCACGCTGCTGGTGATCGTGGTGCCGCTGCTGTACTCGCTCGGGATCAGCTTCTACCGCTACATCCTGACGGACCCGGCCAACATCCGGTTCATCGGGTTTGCCAACTACGTGCAGGCGTTCGGGGATTCGTCGTTCGTGAGCGCGCTGCGGACCACGGCGGTGTTTACCATCGGGACGGTGGCCGCGCAGTTCGTGCTGGGGATGGTGTTCGCGCTGGTCGTGCACAACCTGTCGTTCGGGCAGGGGCTGGTGCGGACAGCGATGCTGGTGCCGATCTTCATGACGCCGGCGGTGGCCGCCTTCATGTGGCGGTTCATGCTGCACCCGGACCTGGGGATCGTCAACTACTTCGTCTCGATGGTCGGCCTCGGCAAGCCGGTCTGGCTGGGCAATCCGAGCCTGGCGCTGTTCGCGGTGATGGCGGTGGACATCTGGCGAAACACGCCGTTCATGTTCCTGATCTTCCTGGCCGGCATGCAGTCCCTGCCGTCCGAGCTGTACGAGGCCGCCGCCGTGGACGGCGCGTCACCGGCGCAGCGCTTCTTGCGGATCACCCTGCCGTTGCTCACGCCGCTGATCATGGTGGCGCTGATCATTCGCGGCATGGACGCCGTCCGTGAGTTCGACATCCTGTTCATCATGACGGGCGGCGGCCCTGGCAACGCCACGGAGACCATCGCGCTGGCAACCCACCGCTACAGCTTCCGGGTCTACAACATGGGGCTCGGGTCGGCGGTGTCCTACATCATCTTCGTGGTGGTGTTCGTGGCCAGCATCTTCTTCGTGCGCCGCATGCAGCGCTCGCAGGCCGACTAG
- a CDS encoding LacI family DNA-binding transcriptional regulator, with protein MTDGGSEANNLETAAGRARRTTHRDVARHAGVSPAVVSYVINGGPRTTAPDTRERVLRAIQELGYQPNVLARGLRVQRTQTIGFVDSDYAPLDVFVSPYSAAILTGLTAELSQRDYHLLISPIQVGEDAAPLQRLLRSGRLDGLVVRLVEDSPATVALLEMIAATGMPCVCIERPADPRNGFSSVVVNDEAGAFDAVAYLAERGHRRIAHIAGDRRYASAQAREAGYRRALAAADLPPDEELVVCGSWAPFAVDAALDTLLALPDPPTAIFAASDSLAFRLVEVARARGRRIPDDLAVIGFDDIPLAQEMVPPLTTVQIPLRELGRQAGRRVLDLIDGGPNGATTEVLPVRLAPRGTA; from the coding sequence GTGACCGACGGCGGTTCAGAGGCGAACAACCTGGAGACGGCGGCCGGACGCGCGCGCCGGACCACCCACCGCGACGTGGCCCGGCATGCCGGCGTCTCGCCGGCCGTCGTCTCCTACGTGATCAACGGCGGCCCGCGCACCACCGCCCCCGACACGCGCGAGCGCGTCCTCCGGGCGATTCAGGAGCTGGGCTACCAGCCGAACGTGCTGGCGCGCGGGCTTCGCGTCCAGCGCACCCAGACCATCGGGTTTGTCGACAGTGACTACGCGCCGCTGGACGTCTTCGTCTCGCCGTACAGCGCGGCCATCCTGACCGGCCTCACCGCCGAGCTGAGCCAGCGGGACTATCATCTGCTGATCTCGCCGATCCAGGTGGGCGAGGACGCCGCGCCCTTGCAGCGGCTGCTGCGGAGCGGACGGCTTGACGGACTGGTCGTGCGGCTGGTCGAGGACTCCCCGGCGACCGTCGCGCTGCTGGAGATGATCGCGGCGACGGGCATGCCGTGCGTCTGCATCGAGCGGCCAGCCGATCCGCGCAACGGCTTCAGCTCGGTGGTGGTGAACGACGAGGCCGGCGCCTTCGACGCCGTCGCCTACCTTGCTGAGCGGGGCCACCGGCGCATCGCCCATATCGCCGGCGACCGGCGCTACGCCAGCGCCCAGGCTCGCGAAGCCGGCTACCGGCGCGCCCTCGCCGCCGCCGACCTGCCCCCCGACGAGGAGCTGGTGGTCTGCGGCTCCTGGGCGCCGTTCGCGGTGGACGCGGCCCTTGACACCCTGCTGGCGCTGCCAGACCCACCGACGGCCATCTTCGCGGCCAGCGACAGCCTCGCCTTCCGGCTGGTGGAGGTGGCGCGGGCGCGCGGACGCCGCATCCCAGACGACCTTGCCGTCATCGGCTTCGACGACATCCCGCTGGCGCAGGAGATGGTCCCGCCGCTGACCACGGTCCAGATCCCCCTTCGAGAGCTCGGCCGGCAGGCCGGACGGCGGGTGCTCGACCTGATCGACGGCGGCCCCAACGGCGCGACAACCGAGGTACTCCCGGTCAGGCTCGCGCCACGCGGCACCGCCTGA
- a CDS encoding alpha/beta fold hydrolase, translating to MRAKLRGTEIFFDVEGAALVPDGPRMREKPVAFLLHGGPGGDHSGFKPAYSPLAEKMQLIYVDHRGQGRSARGPKETYTLDNNVDDLEALRQYLGLEKVVVIGVSYGGMVALTYAARYPDSVSHLIAVVTSPSHRFLDKAKAILNERGSEEQKRMGDILWAGAFESEEQLQEYYAVMGPLYSLKHDPAKAAEGRQRGIRSIDAINEGFGGFLRTYDISGELHQITAPTLVIGGRHDWICPPELSEEIARLIPHADLRIFENSSHSVAADEHDDYLDVIRGFIVYNRGKQ from the coding sequence ATGCGCGCGAAGCTTCGCGGGACCGAGATCTTCTTTGACGTCGAGGGCGCGGCCCTGGTGCCGGACGGCCCCAGGATGCGCGAGAAGCCCGTCGCCTTCCTGCTCCACGGCGGCCCCGGCGGCGATCACTCCGGCTTCAAGCCAGCCTACTCCCCACTCGCCGAGAAGATGCAGTTGATCTACGTCGATCACCGCGGGCAGGGGCGCTCGGCGCGCGGCCCGAAGGAGACCTACACCCTCGACAACAACGTGGACGACCTCGAAGCGCTCCGCCAGTATCTCGGGCTGGAGAAGGTCGTCGTCATCGGCGTGTCCTACGGCGGCATGGTGGCCCTGACCTACGCCGCTCGCTACCCGGACAGCGTCTCCCACCTGATCGCGGTGGTCACGTCGCCCAGCCACCGCTTCCTGGACAAGGCGAAGGCGATCCTGAACGAGCGTGGCAGTGAGGAGCAGAAGCGCATGGGCGACATCCTCTGGGCCGGCGCCTTCGAGAGCGAGGAGCAGCTCCAGGAGTACTACGCCGTCATGGGTCCGCTCTACTCCCTGAAGCACGATCCGGCGAAGGCGGCCGAGGGCCGTCAGCGCGGCATCCGCTCCATCGACGCCATCAACGAGGGCTTCGGCGGCTTCCTGCGAACCTACGACATCTCCGGCGAGCTTCACCAGATCACCGCGCCGACGCTGGTCATCGGCGGCCGGCACGACTGGATCTGCCCGCCCGAGCTGTCCGAGGAGATCGCACGGCTGATCCCCCACGCCGACCTGCGGATCTTCGAGAACAGCTCGCACTCCGTCGCCGCCGACGAGCACGACGACTACCTGGACGTGATCCGAGGGTTCATCGTCTACAACCGCGGCAAGCAGTAG